A genomic stretch from Cloacibacterium caeni includes:
- the nhaA gene encoding Na+/H+ antiporter NhaA — MLITNYFRKFFQIAQSSGNLLIICVIVSLMIANSSLGDDFQNVLDYPIGPYSTSLWINDGLMAIFFLLVGLEIKRELIEGELSSLKNASLPIFAAIGGMVVPALIFIFFNYGTEYQNGWGIPMATDIAFSLAIISMLGKRVPASVKIFLTALAIVDDLGAIVVIAIFYTEKLEITYLALSGAVLLLLILLNFFKVKKYIFYIIPGLFLWHFMHHSGIHATIAGVLLAFTIPTNESTTEISPLEKLEEKLHLPVNYFIMPIFALANTNIQFKSGMIEGLFSNFGYGIILGLVLGKVVGINLFSFIAIKLKLSDLPKKSNWSQMIGAGLLAGIGFTMSIFIALLSYKGHTEIQDEAKFAILVASAISGFSGYFLLKLLAKKKISVSDYKENI, encoded by the coding sequence ATGCTGATTACCAATTATTTTAGAAAATTTTTCCAAATAGCACAATCTTCAGGAAATTTATTGATTATCTGTGTCATCGTCTCATTAATGATTGCCAACTCTAGCTTAGGAGATGATTTTCAAAATGTATTAGATTATCCAATTGGACCTTATTCTACAAGTCTTTGGATTAATGATGGTTTAATGGCCATTTTCTTTTTATTGGTAGGTTTAGAAATTAAACGTGAACTCATAGAAGGAGAACTTTCTAGCCTCAAAAACGCTTCTCTTCCTATTTTTGCAGCGATTGGTGGAATGGTTGTTCCTGCATTAATTTTCATATTTTTTAATTACGGAACAGAATACCAAAATGGATGGGGAATTCCTATGGCTACAGATATTGCGTTTTCTCTCGCCATTATTTCTATGCTGGGGAAAAGAGTTCCAGCTTCTGTTAAAATTTTCCTTACTGCGCTAGCAATTGTAGATGATTTAGGGGCAATTGTTGTGATTGCAATTTTCTACACAGAGAAATTAGAAATCACTTATTTAGCTTTGAGTGGTGCAGTTTTACTCCTTTTAATTCTTTTAAATTTTTTCAAAGTTAAAAAATATATTTTCTACATCATTCCAGGATTATTTTTATGGCATTTTATGCATCACAGTGGCATTCACGCTACGATTGCAGGGGTTTTATTGGCATTTACCATTCCTACAAATGAAAGCACTACAGAAATCTCGCCTTTAGAAAAATTAGAAGAAAAATTACACTTACCCGTTAATTATTTCATCATGCCGATTTTCGCATTAGCAAATACTAATATTCAGTTTAAAAGCGGAATGATAGAGGGATTATTTAGCAATTTCGGCTACGGAATTATTCTAGGTTTAGTTCTAGGAAAGGTAGTAGGAATCAATCTTTTTTCCTTTATTGCCATCAAATTAAAACTAAGCGATTTACCTAAAAAAAGCAATTGGTCTCAAATGATTGGTGCCGGTTTATTGGCAGGAATTGGTTTTACCATGTCTATTTTCATCGCGTTGCTTTCTTACAAAGGACACACCGAAATACAAGACGAAGCTAAATTTGCGATTCTGGTAGCTTCTGCAATTTCTGGATTTTCTGGTTATTTTTTACTGAAACTTTTAGCCAAAAAGAAAATTTCGGTTTCCGATTATAAAGAAAATATTTAA
- the namA gene encoding NADPH dehydrogenase NamA translates to MKLFTPIKFRNLEIKNRVVMAPMCMYSAKNGVVNDFHLVHYATRAFGGVGLIIAEATGVVPEGRITDKCAGIWNDEQAKAWKKIVEFIHQNTETKIGIQLGHAGRKASTWNGKQTSLEESGWITVAPSEIPYLEGERTPHALTKSEISELVNAFKEAAVRSVKAGFDVIEIHAAHGYLISQFLSPLSNVRTDEYGGSLENRARILLEIVEAVNEVLNENVPLFVRISATEYAENGWNVEDSVALSKILKEKGVDLIDVSSGGNISGAKINVFSGYQVPFSHQIKQEAEVKTGAVGLITNATQAEEILQKDEADVILLARELLRNPYFVAKSSWENNQVSFFPPQYERGKP, encoded by the coding sequence ATGAAACTTTTTACCCCAATTAAGTTTAGAAATTTAGAAATAAAAAACAGAGTAGTCATGGCGCCTATGTGTATGTATTCTGCAAAAAATGGCGTAGTGAATGATTTTCATTTGGTACATTATGCAACGCGCGCTTTTGGTGGAGTAGGATTAATCATTGCAGAAGCTACTGGTGTAGTTCCAGAAGGTAGAATTACGGATAAATGTGCCGGAATTTGGAATGATGAACAAGCTAAAGCATGGAAAAAAATAGTAGAATTTATCCATCAAAACACAGAAACCAAAATTGGGATTCAATTAGGTCATGCTGGTAGAAAAGCTTCTACTTGGAATGGCAAACAAACTTCTTTGGAAGAAAGCGGTTGGATTACAGTTGCGCCTTCAGAAATCCCTTATCTAGAAGGTGAAAGAACACCTCATGCTTTAACAAAATCTGAAATTTCTGAATTGGTAAACGCTTTCAAAGAAGCTGCAGTAAGAAGTGTGAAAGCAGGTTTTGATGTGATTGAAATTCATGCGGCACATGGTTATTTAATTTCTCAGTTTTTATCTCCTTTAAGTAATGTGAGAACAGATGAATACGGTGGAAGTTTAGAAAACCGAGCGAGAATTTTATTAGAAATTGTAGAGGCTGTGAATGAAGTTCTCAACGAGAATGTTCCTTTGTTTGTGAGGATATCTGCAACGGAATACGCTGAAAACGGTTGGAATGTAGAAGATTCCGTAGCGCTTTCTAAAATTTTAAAAGAAAAAGGTGTAGATTTAATTGATGTTTCTAGCGGTGGAAATATTTCGGGTGCTAAAATCAATGTTTTTTCTGGTTATCAAGTTCCTTTTTCTCATCAAATCAAACAAGAAGCAGAAGTAAAAACTGGTGCAGTTGGCCTGATTACCAATGCAACTCAAGCGGAAGAAATTTTGCAAAAAGATGAAGCAGATGTAATTTTGTTAGCAAGAGAACTTCTGAGAAATCCATATTTTGTAGCAAAAAGCTCTTGGGAAAATAATCAAGTAAGTTTCTTCCCACCACAATACGAAAGAGGTAAGCCTTAG
- the cdd gene encoding cytidine deaminase, translating to MEKELRIKFSQIERNELSDIEKTLHEAAINARKNAYAPYSHFNVGCAVLLENGEIVTGNNQENAAYPSGLCAERVTVFNIGANYPNVKIKKLYVIGGPSREETFTTATPPCGACRQSLLEYETKQNEPIEIYFSGIDGAVYKCDSIKDLLPFSFDASFL from the coding sequence ATGGAAAAAGAATTAAGAATTAAATTTTCTCAAATAGAAAGAAACGAACTTTCAGACATAGAGAAAACCCTTCATGAAGCAGCTATAAATGCTAGAAAAAACGCTTATGCTCCCTATTCTCATTTCAATGTAGGTTGCGCTGTTCTTCTGGAAAACGGAGAAATTGTTACAGGTAACAACCAAGAAAACGCAGCTTATCCTTCTGGTTTATGTGCAGAAAGAGTCACAGTTTTTAATATAGGTGCCAATTATCCGAACGTAAAAATTAAAAAATTGTACGTTATTGGTGGACCATCTAGAGAAGAGACTTTTACTACTGCTACTCCACCTTGTGGTGCATGCAGACAGAGTTTACTAGAATATGAGACGAAGCAAAATGAGCCGATAGAAATTTATTTTTCTGGAATTGATGGAGCGGTTTATAAATGTGATTCGATTAAAGATTTACTTCCGTTCTCATTTGATGCTTCTTTTTTATAA
- a CDS encoding TonB-dependent receptor: protein MKKNLIFAGMLFVTGISQLSAQEKEEKLIPEVTIAAKVKQQLHKTGKNVQLLTSKDLEKFKGQNAAEILNQVSGYQITGNFNNGPEPKSLKIRGGKLANVLILVDGIPLKDVTGNDYNATDLRLFASENIESIEILNGASSVLYGSNATVSVINFKTKKSSQQALEGRIGARIGSFGTFGQNLSAQGKINQWNYQFSGSNEKSDGISAALGENFDKDGFEKQNANATVGYSTQNFNVNVNAGYQHHYYDFDNGAFEDGKYKGNDTQKFSGLNAQYSYDKGNITFNSRISANERIVRNLNNNTYQDQYSYQGQNIFAELYNQTQFSEHINLVAGIQYESQNLGSKSLPWGGTSMQNVLTLGETEIRNFDVFANANLAYQIFHLDLGARLNNHSKYDNHFVYSINPFILTDLDENFLKIGYSYATAFIAPTLYQSYGSLPYVLPNFDLKPETNASHELDFSFGKKDRTFVVNASVFSRKEKDVFVYNIVDFNTYAGKFLNVDSNKVKGVELGVQYHFNEKVNVGGNFSFAEKDNPATRLRSPKQRANAFLEILPIKNNRINISYQYTSKRNDAYYDSSSFSTKNVELEAFHLFNLNINQKITKSLDTYLNVGNVLNTSYTDVIGFTTKPRNITLGVEYKF from the coding sequence ATGAAGAAAAACTTAATCTTCGCAGGAATGCTCTTTGTGACGGGAATTTCACAATTGTCAGCTCAAGAAAAAGAAGAAAAACTAATTCCAGAAGTTACCATCGCAGCAAAAGTTAAACAACAACTTCACAAAACAGGTAAAAACGTACAACTCCTTACTTCTAAAGATTTAGAAAAATTCAAAGGACAAAACGCAGCAGAAATCCTTAATCAAGTCTCTGGTTATCAAATCACTGGAAACTTCAACAATGGTCCAGAACCGAAATCTCTAAAAATTAGAGGCGGAAAACTAGCCAACGTTTTGATTTTAGTAGATGGAATTCCGTTAAAAGACGTTACCGGAAATGATTACAACGCTACAGACCTTAGACTTTTTGCTTCAGAAAATATAGAATCTATAGAAATTCTGAATGGAGCATCTTCGGTTTTATATGGTTCTAATGCTACCGTTTCTGTGATTAATTTTAAAACTAAAAAATCTTCGCAACAAGCTCTAGAAGGAAGAATTGGAGCAAGAATCGGCAGTTTCGGAACTTTTGGACAAAATTTGAGCGCTCAAGGAAAAATCAATCAATGGAATTATCAATTTTCTGGTTCTAATGAAAAATCAGACGGAATTTCGGCAGCTCTAGGAGAAAATTTTGATAAAGATGGTTTTGAAAAGCAAAATGCAAATGCTACTGTAGGTTACAGTACTCAAAATTTCAATGTAAATGTAAACGCTGGTTATCAACATCATTATTATGATTTTGACAATGGCGCTTTTGAAGATGGAAAATACAAAGGCAATGACACGCAAAAATTCAGCGGACTCAATGCTCAATATTCATACGACAAAGGAAACATCACTTTTAATTCTAGAATTTCTGCGAATGAAAGAATTGTGAGAAATCTCAACAACAATACCTATCAAGACCAATACAGCTATCAAGGTCAAAATATTTTTGCAGAATTGTACAATCAGACTCAATTTTCGGAACATATTAATTTAGTAGCGGGAATTCAGTATGAATCTCAGAATTTAGGTTCCAAATCTTTACCTTGGGGCGGAACTTCCATGCAAAATGTATTGACTCTTGGCGAAACAGAGATTCGTAATTTTGATGTTTTTGCCAATGCAAATTTAGCCTATCAAATTTTTCATTTGGATTTAGGTGCACGATTGAACAATCATTCTAAATATGATAATCACTTTGTTTACAGCATAAATCCATTTATTTTAACAGATTTAGACGAGAATTTCTTAAAAATAGGCTATTCTTATGCCACTGCATTTATCGCACCTACTCTTTATCAATCTTATGGTTCATTGCCTTATGTTTTGCCAAATTTTGATTTAAAACCAGAAACCAATGCTTCGCATGAATTGGATTTCAGTTTTGGAAAGAAAGACAGAACTTTTGTGGTAAATGCAAGTGTTTTCAGCAGAAAAGAAAAAGATGTTTTCGTGTATAATATTGTAGATTTCAACACTTATGCTGGGAAATTTTTAAATGTAGACAGCAATAAAGTAAAAGGTGTAGAATTAGGAGTTCAATATCATTTCAATGAAAAAGTAAATGTAGGTGGTAATTTTTCTTTCGCTGAAAAAGACAATCCTGCTACAAGATTGCGTTCGCCAAAACAAAGAGCAAATGCTTTTTTAGAAATTTTACCGATTAAAAATAACAGAATCAATATTTCTTATCAATATACCTCAAAAAGAAATGATGCGTACTATGATAGCAGTAGTTTTAGTACAAAAAACGTAGAATTAGAAGCGTTCCATTTGTTTAACCTGAATATCAATCAGAAAATCACCAAATCTCTAGATACTTATTTAAACGTAGGAAACGTATTGAATACCAGTTATACAGATGTCATCGGTTTTACCACAAAACCTAGAAATATAACTTTAGGAGTTGAATATAAATTTTAA
- a CDS encoding YihY/virulence factor BrkB family protein: MLGISLWEMFDIYVRGVFKNRLIAKASAISWSFFLSLFPFLLFLLSILPYLPHYDKLQFYIFEVLMHNVFPAHMHADVTNYITKSIVPNMKSISNFTIIFALIFATNGTFSLIDGFNDHTEEKRTDVYEYILSFFITIGFIAIIFLALFGVYYSEVVLKLFTPQYDISWFVDNLSKIIGFVSFPLFYFLLLALFYWVGTAKITRFRQSLPGAFFTTIVFVITTYFFAVYVSKFARYNVLYGSIGSIILLMVWVNLNVILLLLGNELNIAIRKLRIEKILADEMKHEVEEYHQEIENLPEASSEHTIKLDSDKKS; the protein is encoded by the coding sequence ATGTTAGGCATTTCTCTTTGGGAAATGTTTGATATTTATGTAAGAGGAGTTTTTAAAAACCGTTTAATTGCGAAAGCGTCTGCCATTTCGTGGAGTTTCTTTTTGAGTTTATTCCCGTTTTTGTTGTTTTTGCTTTCTATTTTGCCTTATTTACCGCATTATGACAAGCTTCAGTTTTATATTTTTGAAGTATTGATGCATAATGTTTTTCCTGCACACATGCATGCAGATGTTACGAATTACATTACCAAAAGTATCGTTCCGAATATGAAGAGCATCAGTAATTTCACGATTATTTTTGCTTTGATTTTTGCGACTAATGGAACTTTTTCTCTCATTGATGGATTTAATGACCACACCGAAGAAAAACGAACCGATGTTTATGAATATATTTTGTCTTTTTTCATCACGATTGGTTTTATTGCGATTATCTTTTTAGCACTTTTTGGAGTGTATTATTCTGAGGTCGTTCTCAAACTTTTTACCCCACAATACGATATTTCTTGGTTTGTAGATAATTTATCGAAAATCATTGGTTTTGTTTCGTTTCCATTGTTTTATTTCTTGTTGTTGGCTTTGTTTTATTGGGTGGGAACAGCCAAAATTACCAGATTTAGACAATCACTTCCTGGAGCGTTTTTCACGACGATAGTATTTGTGATTACTACGTATTTCTTTGCGGTTTACGTAAGTAAATTTGCCAGATATAATGTTTTGTACGGTTCTATTGGCTCGATTATTTTATTAATGGTTTGGGTGAATTTAAATGTGATTTTACTTCTTTTAGGAAATGAATTGAATATCGCCATCAGAAAACTCAGAATTGAGAAAATTTTGGCAGATGAAATGAAACACGAAGTAGAAGAATATCACCAAGAAATCGAAAATTTACCCGAAGCAAGTTCTGAACATACCATCAAATTAGATTCTGATAAAAAATCATAA
- the rlmH gene encoding 23S rRNA (pseudouridine(1915)-N(3))-methyltransferase RlmH — MKINLLCIGKTDDKEIKNLINYYLTRLPRHWNFEILEIPDVKNARNLTPDLLKKEEAKLFLNIIENTDLVVLLDEKGKQFNSREFAQKLDSYQNNSIKKICFLVGGAYGFSEEMYQRANEKISISKMTFTHQMIRLFFVEQIYRADQILQGKPYHND, encoded by the coding sequence ATGAAAATTAATTTACTCTGCATAGGCAAAACTGACGATAAAGAAATTAAAAATCTCATCAATTACTATCTTACAAGACTTCCTAGACATTGGAATTTTGAAATTTTAGAAATTCCAGATGTTAAAAATGCTAGAAATCTCACTCCAGATTTGCTTAAAAAAGAAGAAGCTAAATTATTTCTCAATATTATAGAAAATACAGATTTGGTGGTACTTTTAGACGAAAAAGGAAAACAGTTTAACAGCAGAGAATTTGCCCAAAAATTAGATTCTTATCAAAATAATTCTATCAAAAAAATCTGTTTTTTAGTGGGTGGAGCTTATGGTTTTTCAGAAGAAATGTATCAAAGAGCAAATGAAAAAATCTCCATTTCTAAAATGACTTTCACGCATCAAATGATTCGATTATTTTTTGTAGAACAGATTTACCGAGCAGACCAAATCCTACAAGGAAAACCGTATCATAATGATTAA
- a CDS encoding phosphatase PAP2 family protein, with protein MEEIILEDKQAMIFLNNLGSSTFDPFWILVSEKWFWIPLYVIFLYFLYKNFNKKSLFYILLFIALGITASDQIANIFKFGFERLRPCHDTSLEGLLREVKCGGKFGFYSAHSSNSFFVATYLTILLGKKIKQLPYFLFVWAAIVAYSRVYLGMHFPGDIIIGAIMGILLALFFGTLAKKVIRKSEVTTQDS; from the coding sequence ATGGAAGAAATTATTTTAGAAGACAAACAAGCCATGATTTTCCTAAATAATTTAGGAAGTTCTACTTTTGATCCGTTCTGGATTTTGGTTTCAGAAAAGTGGTTCTGGATTCCGCTTTATGTTATTTTTTTATATTTTCTGTATAAAAATTTCAATAAAAAATCATTGTTCTACATATTGCTTTTTATAGCATTAGGAATTACAGCTTCTGACCAAATCGCCAATATTTTTAAATTTGGATTTGAACGATTAAGACCTTGTCATGATACATCATTAGAAGGTTTGTTGAGAGAAGTAAAATGCGGTGGTAAGTTCGGGTTTTATTCTGCACACTCATCTAATTCTTTTTTTGTAGCGACTTATCTTACCATACTTTTAGGCAAAAAAATAAAACAATTGCCCTATTTCCTATTTGTTTGGGCAGCTATCGTTGCATACAGTAGAGTCTATCTCGGAATGCATTTTCCTGGAGATATTATCATAGGCGCAATTATGGGAATTCTTTTGGCTTTATTCTTTGGAACTTTAGCAAAAAAAGTCATCAGAAAATCAGAAGTTACAACTCAAGACTCATAA
- a CDS encoding Sec-independent protein translocase subunit TatA/TatB — MELSFGEMLMIALVIVVLFGPNKIPEIARGLGQGVRKMKDAMEDVKSEIMKETDNPVSEIKREIEKVKKAAQEYDPTEKIKQELDLRKQIEGKSSDELIQESKEEINKLSDEYQGPVSR, encoded by the coding sequence ATGGAACTAAGTTTTGGAGAAATGCTGATGATTGCTTTGGTAATCGTCGTTTTATTTGGACCTAATAAAATCCCTGAAATTGCAAGAGGATTAGGACAAGGAGTGCGTAAAATGAAAGATGCGATGGAAGATGTAAAGTCTGAAATCATGAAGGAAACAGATAATCCAGTCTCGGAAATAAAGCGTGAAATAGAAAAAGTAAAAAAAGCAGCTCAAGAATACGATCCTACCGAAAAAATAAAACAAGAATTAGATTTAAGAAAACAAATCGAAGGAAAATCTTCAGATGAGTTGATTCAAGAATCTAAAGAAGAAATCAATAAATTAAGCGACGAATATCAAGGCCCCGTTTCAAGATAA
- a CDS encoding TCR/Tet family MFS transporter yields the protein MKNSNKTAAIWFIFITLIIDITGWGIVIPVVPKLIEELINGDVSEASKYGGWLSFLYAFMQFLFAPVLGNLSDKYGRRPVILFSLLGFSINFFIQAWAPTIFWLFVGRIFSGITGASITTASAYIADISDDSNRSKNFGMIGAAFGLGFIIGPVIGGLLGQFGSRVPFYAAAVLCLVNFAYGYFILPESLGKEHRRPFEWKRANPVGSLLKVRTHPEILKLFIAWFLVYLASHAVQTNWAYFTMYKFAWDEKTVGISLGVMGAFTAFVQGFLIRKVHPKLGSERSILYGIMFYCTGMLLFAFAQKEWMMYAILAIYCLGGIAGPALQSVISSKVSPKEQGDLQGALTSVISITSIIGPLLMTQIFYFFTHPDAKIKLLTLELKPPFQFSGAPFFLGFALMAVSAYFVYYVFHRKK from the coding sequence ATGAAAAATTCGAATAAGACAGCTGCAATTTGGTTTATATTTATCACCTTAATCATTGATATTACAGGTTGGGGAATTGTAATTCCTGTAGTTCCTAAATTAATAGAAGAATTGATTAATGGAGATGTAAGCGAAGCTTCTAAATATGGTGGTTGGCTTAGTTTTTTATATGCTTTCATGCAATTTCTTTTTGCGCCAGTTTTGGGTAATTTGAGTGACAAATATGGCAGAAGACCGGTGATTTTGTTTTCACTTTTAGGATTTTCTATTAACTTTTTTATTCAAGCTTGGGCGCCAACTATTTTTTGGCTGTTTGTAGGTCGTATTTTTTCTGGAATTACAGGTGCAAGTATCACTACAGCTTCTGCTTATATTGCAGATATTTCAGATGACAGCAATCGTTCTAAAAATTTTGGAATGATAGGTGCCGCTTTTGGTTTAGGATTTATCATTGGTCCTGTAATTGGTGGATTATTAGGGCAATTCGGTTCTAGAGTTCCATTTTATGCAGCCGCTGTTTTATGTTTAGTTAATTTCGCATACGGATATTTTATATTGCCAGAAAGTTTAGGAAAAGAGCACAGAAGACCTTTTGAATGGAAAAGAGCTAATCCAGTGGGTTCATTATTAAAAGTAAGAACACATCCTGAAATTTTAAAACTTTTCATTGCTTGGTTTTTGGTGTATTTGGCGAGTCATGCAGTACAAACCAATTGGGCATACTTTACGATGTACAAATTTGCTTGGGACGAAAAAACAGTAGGGATTTCTCTTGGAGTAATGGGAGCTTTTACCGCTTTTGTTCAAGGTTTTTTAATTAGAAAAGTTCATCCTAAATTGGGTAGCGAAAGAAGTATTTTATACGGAATTATGTTTTATTGCACCGGAATGTTACTTTTTGCATTTGCTCAAAAAGAATGGATGATGTACGCAATTCTAGCCATTTATTGTCTTGGTGGAATTGCTGGGCCAGCTTTACAATCGGTTATTTCATCTAAAGTTTCTCCGAAAGAACAGGGAGATTTACAAGGAGCTTTAACAAGTGTCATCAGTATTACGTCTATTATCGGACCATTATTGATGACTCAGATTTTCTATTTTTTCACTCATCCAGATGCTAAAATTAAACTTTTAACCTTAGAATTGAAACCTCCATTTCAGTTTTCTGGAGCTCCGTTCTTTTTAGGATTTGCATTGATGGCAGTGAGTGCTTATTTTGTTTATTACGTTTTTCACAGAAAAAAGTAA